The Microcaecilia unicolor chromosome 3, aMicUni1.1, whole genome shotgun sequence nucleotide sequence TCCAGTAGATACTCACTGGACATGTCCAAGCCCTAcacaccttttttgctaaaaatCTGAAGAGAGTCGCATCCTCTGGTCAGACCGGCTGCACGTTGCACATCCCTGCTTAAAAacaggtttgccatctggtgtgagtgTAAATCCTGGATCTGCCTCTCACACCACACAGAAACCGCTTGAATAACTTGTACATCTTTCCGAGTTTGGCCTGAAAACCAGGTCTTTTAGGGTTCACTGGTCTCCCCTATAGAAGGAATCATCCCCCCGCCCCCCATCTGATTAAGGGGTTTGTTGAATTGGAGCCTTCTGCAGGATCCTGGAATGTGAATCCAGATCAGTCAGTTGATGAGACCCTAATCTTACCTATAATCCAGGAATTTTTAACCAGTGGTGAAATGGGGTGTAGAGTAGGGGTCATGAAATTGGAGGCAGTTTATTAACACTTTCTAGACAAATATTAGGACAGTTATTGACAGAATAATTGTGTCCTAGTGCAATTTTAGCAACATCAATGGTGCCCATCTTCCGTTCTGGTGGATTTCCACTGTAATCACTGCCTATCTGCAGTTTTTCCATAGAGGTGAAAAGGCCCTTCATTTCCTGGATAGTAAGGGCGATCCAGTTCACCCCATCTCTGTCTGAACAGGTGGCATTCTTCTGTTCTGCACAGGTGGTCCTGACCTTAGAGAGGCATGTTCTGCATCTGCTGTTTGAGTTTCTATTGAGATTCACTCCTGTTGATATTGAGATTCATTCCTGTTTCCAGAGATTCACTCCCGTTCTTCCCAGTCTTCACTTAGAGAGGCATGCTCTGCATCCGCTGTTTCAGTTTCTATTAAGATTCTTTCCCGTCTTCACATACAGAGGTGTGCTCTGAATCTGCTGTTTGAGTTTCTGTTGCAATTCTTTCCCATTCTTACTGGAATTCATTTAGAGAGGTGGGCTCTGCATCCGCTTTTTTAGTTAATATTGTGATTCTTTCCCTTCTTGCCGGACCTCAGACTTCCCACCTTTTAACCGCGTGATCTATCCAATTGTTTTAGCGTAAGCGGTTCTGTCTTCTATTTACACCTGGCCCCTGCTTTCTTCTTTCAGATGGAAGCTTGAGTGAAGATGTACCAGGCCAACCTCCCTTTCAGAGGTCCTTGCAACAGTATGCCAAGTCTCTGCCTGTCACAGTGCCGCTCTGGGAGTATAAAGGGAGGCAGCACAGCCGGACCTCAGATGAGGAAGGAGGCAGGGTAAGGAGAAGGGGAGAACTGTGCAGGGTATATCACCCTCTTATAACCCTCTTATAACCCTTCCTGCTCATTGTGTCTCCTGCCACCTGCTGATGAGAACCCACTGGATcttaggaggagagaaaagatgtCTTAATGATGGGGGTGCCACCTAGCCGCTTTCTGGCGGGGGAGTGGATGCTATCTTGCTGGCCACTTCATTTCTTATTATCTATATTATTGTActggcagctgggggggggggggaatagatgtTATGTTGCTACCACCCATTTCCTGTGATCTATATTATTTGttctggtgggagggggagaagataCTGTTCCCTTTAATCCAACACCATAGTAATGCTGTCCTCCCGCTCCCCTCCCTATTTCAGTTGCCCTCTCCAGACCTGGACCGGATCGCTGCTAGCATGCGGGCTTTGGCTGCCGATCACAGTCAGCTCTTCGGAGACCTGCCCCGACCCCGGCTGAACACTGGTGACTTCCAGAAATCATATCGCAAATATTGAGATGAACCCTTGCTCGCCCAGGGCCCTGTGAACACTACAGACTCCCAACCCgctggaaaaggaaaagagacacccccctccccccaccgacaAACTCAGGAAGCTCTTCTGGGAGAGGGGGAAAAATGGAGCATGTCTgagatctccccctccccttctgcaTTGAAGAAATCCccactggggaggggagggggtgtgttGTTTTATGAGGACCCTGCTTCCCCAGTGGCAGTTTCACTACATCCTGTGAactttaaaattttaaaagaaaacaaatcccTCTTACCCCACCCTCTTTAAGTGAAAGCAGGGTCTCTACAGCTCTAAGTCAGGTGTTGATTTATCAAAAGCACTTTTTCCCTTTGGTCCTGATTTTAATCATGGCATGTCCTGCTTGCACAAAGCAGAATCCCTCGACACCTCTCCCCCCAGGAAGGAGGGTGACAGTGGGTCAGGTCTTGACAGTAAGTGGGCTGGGAGGACCCTGCACCTCCTAACCTTCACCAGTGTGTCCTGTCAGGCTACTCCTAGTTCCCCCAACCCACCCCTTCTCAACCCCCTATCTCACCCAACAGCACCCCTGTCACCAGCAGTCCCGGCAGGGCCACCCTTAACTACCCAGCAGTCTCTGAAATGGCTGCCAACTCTGATCTCGCTGTCCATAGTGAGAGTGGGGTCACTGCCTGAGGCACAGGAGGAGGGATAATTTTCTATTGTacaaacagaagatttcagaggaGGCTTTTCCCCTTGTAGCCTGTGGCCCTGGGTCCCACATGTGGCCTTTGGCTTCTTGGTTAATAAAGCCACCTGTTGATTAAGTGCACTTTGTGCTGTCATATGTGACAGGACGGTGGGAGGCTGGATTTTTGCTTGCATTCTTTTTTAGTTTCTGGATTTATCCCTTAGAGGCAGCTCTTCTTGGGTTAAATGGTTCTAAAACACTTCTTTCTCTGCCTCTGGGCACACAGCCTGGCACAAGTTCTCTGTCAGAGCTCAGGgctgcaggttcaaatcccacccttTTAATTTCTAAAtatctttcaaaaagaaaaaaaactttgcaCACTGGAAGCAAAATATGTACTAAGGATGTATTTTGTTGAAAACCGCCTTGTAATGTTTTACAGGAAAGGCATTACATAAAATAAACCGTATTGATAGAGTATAGTCAGACACAGGAATGCATGCTGGAGGATGTGTACACGAGGACTCCTTGCTGCCTCTGCTCAGTCTCACAGGCTGGAGGCAGTCGCTTGTGTGGAGAAAGCAGAGCGCTCTCTAATGCAACAAGCTGGTGTGAATTGCTTGGCCAGTCTCGGTCTGCGATACAGGAGGCAGCAGGAGTCTCAGGTGTAGCAGGCAGTGGGACAGTCTCAGCTGTTCTGTCCTCATTGGGCACTTCAGTCGTAATATTTCTCAGCTCTGAGAACTTGACAATACATAAACATAGAGAAGATGAGACCAAGAACCTGCAGCAAGAGAAAGAAAACGTCAAAACAGCCGTGTACCCATTCTGAGCGCACACAATGCTTGAAAAAAGGCACAGGGGACTCTCAGCGATTGGAGAGGGGGCGGAATAGAGAGatgggtaaagcctgggatgggCAGAGAGGACCTTCAGTTGGAGGGGGAGTGAAGGGTAAAGCCTGAGATGGGCAaagaggatcctcagtggtggaAGAGGGAGGCTTTTCCATACTGTAACGTACGGAAACTGGCAGACTGGCGTCAGATGGGGATTATGGAGGGAGCAAAGACAGAGCTCAGTGTCTAGCAGTGTATTGCTCACCTGAATAACAACAATACAAATCGCAAAGGCTCCAAGGGCCGAAATATTCTGTGCAAGTCGGTACTTCACCTTCTTATAGCAGGGCTAGAAGAGAAAGAGTCGCAATATGCATTTGTCACTTATCCACTGTCCCACATACACACAAGAGAGACCCTCcaccacacagacacacaaatccTCCCACCAGTGCTCCTAATTCTTCCCCTACAGTCTCATCACCCCctcacagagacacacacaaatCCCCCCCACCAGTGCTCCTAATCCCTCCCCTACAGTCTCCTCACCCCCTCACAGAGATACACAcaaatccccacccccacctgtgtTCTTAATTCCTCCCCTACAGTCCCATTACTTGCTCACACacatcctcctcccaccctccggGCACCTCCCCACCCTCGCTGCTCACGTCTCTCCACCAGGTGCTGGGATCAGTTTGGCATGTGGGGCTGTACTCCTGGCAACAGGAATCTGGCACCTCCGTCTCATTCTTCAGCTGAAACCAATCTGTGTAATTCTTCAccccacagcaccgaaactgtataGATAAGACACACACATGGGCATGGGATCAGACAGGGCCAAGAACAGATTTAAACAAGTCAGCATTGTCTTCTGTAGCAATGTCCACCTCCTGCAGTCCCAGCATTTCCCAGCAGGAGGCGCTGTTGGGAATAATGCAAGAGCAATAGATCTGAataggactggatggaccattcgccTGACCCAGAGTGGCCTTGCCTGTGTTCTTATGAACTATCAGCACATGTAGACCCAACCTCTCCCAGCGGAAGGTGCTGTAGTGAATAGACCAGGAGCATTGTAGGAGAGCGGTTCACAGCCCCTGAAGTCCTCTCCTATTCCAGCAGGACGTGCTGTAGAGAATAGACCAGGAGCAAGAGGGTGGGGGCATTCACAGCTCCAGTACTCCCAGCCCCGTCCTTGCAAGTAGTGCTCTAGATAATAGGGCAGGGGCACTGGGTAGGAGTAGGATactcggcttgatggaccttcactcTGATCCAGTATTACATTCCTTCAAAATTTCTAACAACTGTGGTCCCAGCCTACCCCAGCTGGGGGTGCTGTAAGGAATGTGTAGGAGCACTGAGTTTAGGAGGAACTTCCAAATCCTGCAGTCCCAGCCTCTTCCAGCAGAGGGCACTACAGGAAATGGTGCAAGAGCACTGCCCGTCCTCAGGATTAAGAGGGAGCATTTACCATCGTTTGTACAATGTTCCAAGCGTTAGTCAGCTCTGTGTTTCCCTCCTTCCCAAACAGCCTCAGCCCCTTCTTCAGGTCTTCCTGGGCGTAACTATCAAGCTGAGGAAAGAAAAACAGTATAACGGCAGTATCAAAAGCACCCAACTCCCTACTGTTATCCTACTACTGAGTCTAACACGCAGCACCGCTTCTACACTACACTCCTGCCCTGTGGCatacagctctgccaatgcacctcactcctgccctgcagcacccctgctattccagtactgaggcCCTCCTTCTACCACACACTGTGTTTTGTTCTGTACATTGTGATGCTTATTTCAGAAGTCCTATGTGTATAAACCGGCATTAAGGTATATAGGTTGCAAACATCTAAACAcaaattttagaaagctggaatATACACGTCCTGAAAAAATGTGCATGTAGCATGGAGGTGTGGTCTGGCATGTTTTGGACAAGTCTGGGGTgagctaaaaaaaacaacaaaaagttaAGTTGAATTGCGTATTTCAAAAGGGGATACACATGTATGTCCAGAAAAGAGGCAAATAGACTCAATCCCTGAAGAATACCAGAAATAGAGTAAGAGACTCCTGAAATTCTATTCAATGCATAATTGCTCTGAATTTTGGATATCGCTAAACTGGCAACTCCTGAAGAAGCTATATTAAGTGAAATGGGGTGGCCCCATTGAGTGAAGTAAAGCTAGTTCAGAATGAACGATGGAAAAGTGGAATACTGAAAATTAAAGATTGAAAAGTTAAGTCATTTGTTTACTGCAATTACTTTTCAATTTATGTTGCTGCACAACGAGTAAAAGTTGGGACTTTTGCTAGTAAAACCAGTAGTGAAAGTTTTTAGCAAAATTATCAAAAAATTACTAATAAaaggaataaaacaaagaacaaaaATTAGGAAGGAGGAGGTTTTTGGACTAAATGTTTGCATTAAGTTTTGCAACAAAGAAGTCTGTGGAGtcctttttctcctttgaaatataaaatataatttcAAGCACTGAAAGTGACTAGCAGCGTATATTGTCCAAAATCTTCAACATTGGGATTTGCATCTGCTCCTCGGGACATCTAGGTTTTAGGAAAGTATTTGTGCCGTGCTCCACTGGAGGTATTAGGAGAGGTCGCCCCTTAAATCCCCCCACTACCCCCTCAAAACAATATTGGCAAAGggtaccaggctctgtgacagctttggCAACACGAACATGTTTATTTGTGAAATGGCTAAATGtctgttctgaaataccaacatgTTGATGTTGCTCTGCCGTCGCCACTGATATTTGGTATGTTGATACTTGTGAAATGGAGGTTCTGGCCACGTTCACGTCTTTTCCTGGATGTCTACAtctgcagatcctgttctaaaacactAGCGGGACATCTCGGATGTTCCACATTGTTAGGATGCGGTGAGGTTCAGCCATTCcctaacacccccctccccaggactCACACTTACCTCATCCCTGTATATGATGACCATAAGCATCCCAATAATCTCTAGAAGgaagatgaggaggaggaggatgaagaaCTGCAagataatatatttataaacattttaatACAAATTGTTAAATATTACATAATCTGCTCTgaacaaaattataaaaatacatTCATAAAATAGAGTCCTGCTAAAGAAAATTATTACAATGTCACAACCTGCACCGATAAATGTTTTAAGAAAAATACATTCATAAAAGAAAGAGCACTCCTGCACCCCCCCTTATAGAAAATTATTACAATAGATCCAGGAACTATGAGGGAGGGGGGTCATTGACACTTCACTTCCGAGACAGTCGGGGGCAGATAGTCTACAAACATTAGTGTCCTTTAAGGGGTGAAATACAATTTACAATATACATAAGGGGCATCTGAATACATGACTTTGCTTTATCAAAAACATGTTTGCTGTGGAACAGGCAGATCTTCGCTCATGTTTCTTACGGTTAGCAGGAGACAGCGATTTTCAGTGACAGCTCCCAGGCAACCGATGAAACCTATCACCATGATCATGGAGCCTATCACCATGAACAGACtggcagcagagagagaggggaaagagtAGGACAGTGTTGCAAACTTCCCCTGAGTGACAGCCAGCCAAATTCCAACACCCAGGATACCACAGCCACCCAACTGtaaaagacagagaaagagagagagagagaagtgacaCCAGGAGACTACACTCACACAGCTATAAAGCATTGAGAACCAGCTTCCAGAACTCCACACCTGTCCAGCTACAATAATGAATTGGTAGATCCCCAGGGTCTCTGTACACTGTATGATCATAACGTCCATTAGAGACAACCTCTGTACAGCATAAAAACAAGCATCACCATTTTGGGACATAaccaaaggtccagcaagcccagtatcctgtttccaaccgtggccgatccaggtcacgagtacctggcaagatcccaaaggagtaaaacagattttatgctgcttatcctagaactatgcagtgcattttcccctagttcatcttaataatggcttacggctttaggaaattagccacaccttttttaaaccctgctaacaactgcttttaccacattttttggcaacaaattcctctGGAGCCCATATGATGACTTAATCCTTACAATATAGAAGATCCTTGGTGCCTCTGAACATCATGTAATAATGATGTgtccctttatctgccatcattttctatatttcgCTCCTTGTGGCCTCTGTGCATCATGTGGTAATTactttttccatatcatcaagctgatcaatccatagactggtgggttgtgtccatctaccagcaggtggagatagagagcaaacttttgcctccctatatgtggtcatgtgctgccggaaactcctcagtatgttctctatctcagcaggtggtggtcacacacagcagcagctctggctaggcctccaagcctaattttttaggttttgttgagtgcctggggttgagggctcttttgagcaagtgcaaacctggtggtgccaggtccctccttttctcccccctcccgctggctccgttaaaaaaaaaaaaaaaaaaattttgaacgtccttaaaggcgtttatttcgacgtttatttaagcgtctattgcagctactcactgggacaccaggtcgttacaactcggagcggacagcaggtaatttttacctttttatagcgggcagggggttccccgattcttctcctcgtggcatatggcgtcggagggcgagggcgcaaagggtcgctccccgggtcgcttgagcgcttctagaggggatgcgggggtcttaaagcctgattcgcccttgttgggtgacagtttcgtgaccgatgaatgtcccggtccttcctccggcgtggcggtttttcccgccataaacgcccatcccccgctcctcgcctccgccatcttggccggccacgcggctcggacgggttcttcttgggccgcccttgaggttggagacattaatgccatgaacgcccttaatttgggcgacggcacagaagcggctaaagttaagagccgttcttcccgcgcggctccttcgcggagtttcgcgccggacgccatttgtctctcccccgctattgcgagcgccggttgagggtgcgtctagggctgttgcccaggctgcggaagtgcacagtctggggggtttctcccccgaatttgttttgctgctgcatcaggccttcctcatgcacaacgctgcccctgctccctcgtctggtaaagaggttgaggttcccagaggtaaacgccctcgggttgattcccaggccttggaggaatttgtctcctccgatgtagatgagggcagcgtgtctgaggtctcccaacggtcctttgcggattccttggaggagacggatccccgctcggatggagcggatgacccctctgcagcgcggctttttagcccagaggatttgcccaacctgttgttacaggccatggacactttgaagatttcctctccggaggacgtctctccctcagcccctgttggctctgccattatgctggggacgaagcgcccgcctagaaccttccacgtgcatgatgccatgcacaccttaatttcggctcaatgggatgtcccagaagcgagccttaaagtggctagggctatgtcccgcctctatcctttggctgtgagtgaacttgaggcctatctgtggcctaccgtggattctttaatcactgcggtgactaagaaaacggcgttgccggtggaaggtggcacggccctaaaggacgcccaagacagaagattggaggcggccttaaggtcgtcctttgaggcggctgctttaagtttgcaggcctcagtttgcggctcctatgtggccagggcgtgcctgactatggtgcagcgggcttccccctcggatcattccttgagggttgattggccggccctggaattgggcttagcctatttggcagacttgctgtatgatgtcttgagggactcagcgaaaggcatggctcagacaatctctgcgcggcggtggctttggctgaaacattggtctgctgaccacgcctctaaatcccgcctggctaggttgccttttaaaggcaagctgctctttggggtcgagctggacaaaatcgtgaccgatctcggcacgtctaagggcaagaaattaccagaggtcagggctcgggctagtactcgtcccggtacctccagaggacggttgcaggaagcccgtcggtaccgcccgggcaagtcgggttcctctgccccctcttccttcaagaggaatttctcccccaagcagcattcctttcgcagagaccgccgtcccggaggtgctccctccggtcctcccccagggtctcatacccaatgacggggtcttggtccacgccccagtgcagattggaggacggctgtcctcgtttctgggcgagtggaccacaataacttcagacgcgtgggtgctggaagtcatcagagacggctacaaactagagttctgccgacccttaaaagacgggtttgtactctctccctgcaagtctccggtcaaagctgtggcagtgcagcagaccttggacaatctgatctgcctgggcgcggtcgttccggtgccagaaagtcagcttggcaagggacgttactccatttactttgtggtaccaaagaaaggaggttctgtccggcctatcctcgacctcaaaggggtcaatcgggccttgaaagtgcggcactttcgcatggagactctccgctctgttatagcggcagtgaaggcaggagagttcctggcatccttggacatcaaggaagcgtacctgcatattcccatctggcctcctcatcaacgctttctgcgttttgcagtcctgggacgacacttccagttcagagccctccctttcgggttggctactgctccgcggaccttttccaaagtaatggtggtcatcgcggccttcctacgaaaggaaggggtacaagtccatccttatctggacgactggttgatccgagccccctcttatgcagagtgcggcaaagctgtggaccgggtagttgctcttttgagctccctgggatggatcatcaactgggagaagagccagctgcgcccgactcagtccctggagtacctgggagttcgattcgacacccaagtgggcagagtgttcctgccagacaatcggattgtcaaacttcaggctcaggtggaccagttcctagtagcctctccccttcgggcttgggactatgtgcagctgttgggctctatgacggccacgatggaagttgtgccctgggccagggctcatatgagaccactacaacactctttgctgcagcgctggactccgatgtcggaggattatgctgtgcgccttcccttggacccagcagtgcgcaaggcgctgagctggtggatgcagacagacaagttgtctgcgggaatgcctctggtgaccccagagtggattgtcgtcacgacggacgcctcgttgtcgggctggggagcccactgcttgggaaggacagcgcaggggctctggtctcctgcagaggcaaagtggtctatcaacctcctggaactcagagccattcggttggcgcttttggagttcttcccggtactggtgttgaagcctgtacgggtcctgtcggacaatgccacggctgtggcctatgtcaaccgccagggaggtaccaagagcgcccctctagccaaggaggctatgaatctttgccagtgggcggaagcgaacctggagcagctttcagcggcccacattgccggagtcatgaatgtcaaggcggactttctcagtcgccataccttggagcccggagagtggcagctatctgctcaggcgttcttggacatcacgaagcgctggggccagccgagcctagatctgatggcgtcatcggccaattgccaagtgccgcgctttttcagcagaggacgggaccctcgatccctgggagtagatgctcttctccaacagtggccgacacaagagcttctctatgtgttcccgccctggcccatgttgggcagggtgctagaccgggtggcaaagcatcccggcagggtaatcctggtgggtccggattggcccaggcgtccctggtatgcggacttgatcaggctctcagtcgacgatcctctgcggctgccagtggagcagggcctgttacatcagggtccgtggtgatggaggatccctccccctttggtcttacggcctggctattgagcggcagcgtctgaggaagaagggctt carries:
- the LOC115466626 gene encoding tetraspanin-4-like; its protein translation is MGISRGCLLCIKIKMFIFNLIFWLGGCGILGVGIWLAVTQGKFATLSYSFPSLSAASLFMVIGSMIMVIGFIGCLGAVTENRCLLLTFFILLLLIFLLEIIGMLMVIIYRDELDSYAQEDLKKGLRLFGKEGNTELTNAWNIVQTMFRCCGVKNYTDWFQLKNETEVPDSCCQEYSPTCQTDPSTWWRDPCYKKVKYRLAQNISALGAFAICIVVIQVLGLIFSMFMYCQVLRAEKYYD